Proteins encoded together in one Paramagnetospirillum magnetotacticum MS-1 window:
- a CDS encoding protein-L-isoaspartate O-methyltransferase family protein codes for MDYAGARYNMVENQIRTNKVHDLNVSGAISSTPREAFLPKAMRAFAYVDEDVSIGGGRFVIEPLVLARLLQAAAIQPSDVVLAIGDATGWACAVLSKLASTVVSLESDADLSSRASQALSDQGVDNVAYVTGSYSTGYTAQAPYDVIIYLGAVGEIPSGLCRQLSDGGRLVAVADPGGKGAGKVVQVIRVGDTFGRRPLFDAATPYLPGMAPRPGFVF; via the coding sequence ATGGATTACGCCGGCGCCAGATACAACATGGTCGAGAACCAGATCCGCACCAACAAAGTGCATGATCTGAACGTGTCGGGGGCCATTTCCTCGACCCCGCGCGAGGCGTTCCTGCCCAAGGCCATGCGGGCCTTCGCCTATGTGGACGAGGATGTGTCCATCGGCGGCGGCCGCTTCGTGATCGAACCGCTGGTGCTTGCCCGTCTGCTGCAAGCGGCCGCCATCCAGCCTTCCGACGTGGTGCTGGCCATCGGCGATGCCACCGGCTGGGCCTGCGCGGTGCTTTCCAAGCTGGCCAGCACGGTGGTGTCTTTGGAAAGCGATGCCGATCTTTCCAGCCGAGCCTCCCAAGCCTTGTCCGACCAGGGCGTGGATAACGTCGCCTATGTGACGGGCAGTTACTCGACTGGCTATACCGCGCAGGCGCCTTATGACGTGATCATCTATTTGGGGGCGGTAGGGGAGATTCCCTCTGGCCTGTGCCGCCAGTTGAGCGATGGCGGCCGTCTGGTGGCCGTGGCGGATCCGGGGGGCAAGGGCGCGGGCAAGGTGGTGCAGGTGATCCGGGTGGGGGATACTTTTGGCCGCAGGCCCCTGTTCGATGCCGCCACGCCCTATCTGCCCGGCATGGCTCCTCGGCCCGGCTTTGTTTTCTGA
- a CDS encoding TolC family outer membrane protein — translation MVVAASAPVSAETLEEVLASTYSSNPTLLARRAKLRSTDEGVPQALSNWRPTVSLTGSVGRGSYDNNTLSPYSMNRTPRTQALTISQPLFRGGRTLAATSQAENTVLSERALLAATEQSILLAAATAYLNVVRDDAVLKLSINNEQVLRRQFEATEERFKVGELTRTDVSQAEARLAKATADRVAAEGNLQTSRANYVNNVGRPPEALSPPAAPPALPASLEEVTSMALAANPNVLSADFTHEAAKDGVDLVFGELLPTVSLSADLTRNFQTSTMENSSTAREVLLNVSVPLYESGSVYSRVRASKHTAGQRRIEADQARRDTVETGTKAWEALQAARAQAKSYQAQIKASELALAGVREESKVGSRTILDVLNAEQELFDARVNLVKAQRDVLAGSYQVKSALGQMTARGLNLGVEVYDPTKHYDDVRGQWIGNGIDKDKGYE, via the coding sequence ATGGTTGTTGCCGCATCGGCGCCCGTCTCCGCTGAGACGCTGGAAGAGGTTCTGGCCTCCACATACTCCTCCAATCCGACGCTTTTGGCCCGGCGTGCCAAGCTTCGTTCCACCGATGAAGGCGTTCCCCAGGCTCTGTCCAACTGGCGGCCAACCGTGTCACTGACCGGATCCGTCGGGCGGGGCAGCTACGACAACAATACGCTTAGCCCCTACAGCATGAACCGCACGCCAAGGACGCAGGCGCTGACCATTTCTCAGCCTCTGTTCCGGGGCGGGCGCACTTTGGCCGCCACATCGCAGGCGGAAAACACCGTGCTGAGCGAGCGGGCGTTGTTGGCCGCTACCGAGCAGTCCATCCTGCTGGCCGCCGCCACCGCCTATCTCAACGTGGTCCGCGATGATGCGGTGCTGAAACTGTCCATCAACAACGAACAGGTTCTGCGCCGCCAGTTCGAGGCGACGGAAGAGCGCTTCAAGGTGGGCGAACTGACCCGTACCGACGTCAGCCAGGCCGAGGCCCGCCTTGCCAAGGCCACCGCCGACCGCGTCGCCGCCGAGGGAAATCTTCAAACCTCGCGCGCCAATTATGTGAACAATGTGGGGCGTCCGCCCGAGGCTCTCAGTCCTCCCGCGGCGCCGCCCGCTCTGCCTGCCAGCCTGGAAGAAGTCACTTCCATGGCCCTGGCGGCCAATCCCAATGTCCTTTCCGCCGATTTCACCCACGAAGCCGCCAAGGATGGCGTCGATCTGGTGTTCGGCGAATTGCTGCCCACTGTCTCGCTGTCGGCGGATCTGACGCGCAACTTCCAGACCTCGACCATGGAGAATTCGTCCACGGCCCGCGAGGTTTTGCTGAACGTCTCGGTCCCACTCTACGAGTCGGGCAGTGTCTATTCCCGCGTGCGCGCCTCCAAGCATACCGCTGGCCAGCGCCGCATCGAGGCCGATCAGGCCAGGCGCGATACCGTGGAGACCGGGACCAAGGCATGGGAGGCGCTGCAGGCGGCCCGCGCCCAGGCCAAGTCCTATCAGGCGCAGATCAAGGCCTCCGAACTGGCCCTGGCCGGTGTGCGTGAGGAATCCAAGGTGGGCTCGCGCACCATTCTCGACGTGCTGAACGCCGAGCAGGAGCTGTTCGACGCCCGCGTCAATCTGGTGAAAGCACAGCGTGACGTGCTGGCCGGTTCCTATCAAGTCAAGTCGGCTCTGGGGCAGATGACCGCCCGGGGGCTTAATCTCGGTGTCGAGGTCTATGATCCGACCAAGCACTATGACGATGTGCGGGGGCAATGGATCGGCAATGGCATCGACAAGGACAAAGGATACGAGTAG
- a CDS encoding DUF2497 domain-containing protein: MSEDKAQQEPSMEDILASIRRILSEDEAEDKPKAPEPVEPEPEPEPMPPPEPEPEPEPEPEPTPTFAQDDIDSLFDTPAPAPEPEPEPEPEPEPEPIPEPEPEDDVLELTDDMVMEEEPEPAFDINDFKADLGEFEPAPVMATASRVMDDYEPPPPRRQAPPDDEGLMSPPQIDHGASLLTNLAREIVRQKSFGLGNSAVTLEDLVRELLKPILSEWLDQNLPYMIERIVKKEIERMVNRTGEY; this comes from the coding sequence ATGAGCGAAGACAAGGCCCAGCAAGAACCATCAATGGAGGATATCCTCGCCTCTATCCGACGCATTTTGTCGGAAGATGAGGCCGAAGATAAGCCCAAGGCCCCGGAACCGGTCGAGCCGGAGCCCGAGCCCGAGCCCATGCCTCCGCCCGAGCCCGAGCCGGAACCCGAGCCCGAGCCCGAGCCGACCCCCACTTTCGCCCAGGACGACATCGACTCTTTGTTCGATACGCCTGCGCCCGCTCCCGAGCCGGAGCCCGAGCCCGAGCCCGAGCCCGAGCCTGAACCCATCCCCGAGCCGGAGCCCGAGGACGATGTCCTTGAGTTGACCGACGACATGGTGATGGAGGAGGAGCCCGAGCCCGCTTTCGACATCAACGATTTCAAGGCCGATCTCGGCGAGTTCGAGCCTGCTCCCGTCATGGCCACCGCCAGCCGGGTGATGGACGACTATGAGCCGCCGCCGCCGCGCCGTCAGGCCCCGCCCGACGACGAGGGGCTGATGAGCCCGCCGCAGATCGATCACGGTGCCTCGCTTCTGACCAATCTGGCGCGCGAGATCGTGCGGCAAAAGTCGTTCGGTCTGGGCAACAGCGCCGTCACCTTGGAAGATCTGGTGCGTGAACTGTTAAAGCCGATCCTGTCGGAATGGCTGGACCAGAACCTGCCTTACATGATCGAGCGCATCGTCAAGAAAGAGATCGAGAGGATGGTAAACCGCACCGGAGAGTATTAA
- a CDS encoding valine--tRNA ligase yields MLDKTYRPAEMEPKHYERWEAQGAFAAHTDSEARPYTIMMPPPNVTGSLHMGHALTFTLQDILIRYRRMTGKDALWQPGTDHAGIATQMVVERQLEAQKVTRHDLGRDNFIKRVWEWKAESGGTITRQLRRLGASPDWAKERFTMDEGLSAAVRKVFVTLHRQGLIYRAKRLVNWDPKLHTAISDLEVEQREVKGHMWHFRYPVEGVENAYITVATTRPETMLGDSAVAVHPEDERYTDLVGKMVRLPICNRLIPIVADEYSDPTKGTGAVKITPAHDFNDFQVGVRHDLPQINIFDRDARTLDDLPEGYGGLDRYDARKKVVAEFEALGLLDKIEPHTHMVPYGDRSGVVIEPWLTDQWFVDAATLAKPAIEAVETGKTRFVPKHWENTYFEWMRNIQPWCISRQIWWGHQVPAWYGPDGAFFVEETEAEAQTAAAKHYGKAVDLTRDSDVLDTWFSSALWPFSTLGWPEQTPELARYYPGDVLVTGFDIIFFWVARMMMMGIHFMGDVPFRDIYIHALVRDEKGQKMSKSKGNIIDPLDLIEKYGCDALRFTLSALAAQGRDVKLAESRVEGYRNFATKLWNAARFCQMNECQPVAGFDPKAVKETVNRWIVAKTAELAAKVGQAIETYRYDGAAGGAYQFVWGTFCDWYLEFAKPIFTGADEDAKAETRATAAWVLDQILHVLHPLMPFITEELWGQIAERDGDLMLRSWPVLDGLAAPGVEEEMDWVVRMISTVRGVRAEMNVPPSAQVDLLVSGLAEGKQGWAKTHADLITRLARLTSFDAQAGADRVAQASSHGAAQMVVDEATLVMPLGGVIDVDKERARLDKEIARLEGEIGKVDKKLGNADFIAKARPEVVEEQHERRADWAQAVTRLKEALERLSGA; encoded by the coding sequence ATGCTGGATAAGACCTATCGCCCCGCCGAGATGGAGCCGAAGCATTACGAGCGCTGGGAGGCCCAAGGCGCCTTTGCCGCTCATACCGACTCCGAGGCCCGGCCCTATACCATCATGATGCCGCCGCCCAATGTGACGGGCAGCCTCCATATGGGCCATGCGCTGACTTTCACGCTTCAAGATATCCTGATCCGCTACCGCCGCATGACCGGCAAGGACGCCCTGTGGCAGCCGGGAACCGACCATGCCGGTATCGCCACCCAGATGGTGGTGGAGCGCCAGCTGGAGGCCCAGAAGGTCACCCGCCACGATCTGGGACGCGACAACTTCATCAAGCGCGTCTGGGAGTGGAAGGCGGAATCGGGTGGCACCATTACCCGTCAACTGCGCCGCCTGGGCGCGTCGCCCGATTGGGCCAAGGAACGCTTCACCATGGACGAGGGCCTGTCGGCCGCCGTCCGCAAGGTCTTCGTCACACTTCACCGCCAGGGCCTGATCTACCGCGCCAAGCGGCTGGTCAATTGGGACCCCAAGCTGCACACCGCCATTTCTGATCTGGAGGTTGAGCAACGTGAAGTGAAGGGTCATATGTGGCACTTCAGATATCCCGTTGAAGGCGTTGAAAATGCTTACATTACCGTAGCTACCACCCGCCCCGAAACCATGTTGGGCGACTCGGCTGTTGCAGTTCATCCTGAAGATGAACGCTATACCGATCTGGTGGGTAAGATGGTCCGTCTACCCATTTGTAATCGCTTGATTCCTATCGTCGCGGACGAGTATTCCGACCCCACCAAGGGCACCGGCGCGGTGAAGATCACCCCGGCCCATGACTTCAACGATTTTCAGGTGGGCGTGCGTCACGATCTGCCCCAGATCAATATCTTCGACCGCGATGCGCGGACTCTGGACGATCTGCCCGAGGGCTATGGCGGCCTGGATCGCTATGACGCCCGCAAGAAGGTGGTGGCCGAGTTCGAAGCTCTGGGCCTCTTGGACAAGATCGAGCCCCACACCCATATGGTGCCCTATGGAGACCGGTCGGGCGTGGTGATCGAACCCTGGCTCACCGACCAGTGGTTCGTGGACGCCGCCACCCTGGCCAAGCCTGCCATCGAGGCGGTGGAGACGGGCAAGACCCGCTTCGTCCCCAAGCATTGGGAGAACACCTATTTCGAATGGATGCGCAACATTCAGCCCTGGTGCATCTCGCGCCAGATCTGGTGGGGCCATCAGGTTCCAGCGTGGTACGGCCCTGACGGGGCGTTCTTCGTCGAGGAGACGGAGGCCGAGGCCCAGACCGCTGCGGCCAAGCATTACGGCAAGGCGGTGGACCTGACCCGCGATTCCGACGTGCTGGACACATGGTTTTCGTCGGCGCTGTGGCCGTTCTCGACGCTCGGCTGGCCGGAGCAGACCCCGGAACTGGCCCGCTATTATCCCGGCGACGTGCTGGTCACCGGTTTCGACATCATCTTCTTCTGGGTCGCCCGCATGATGATGATGGGCATCCATTTCATGGGCGACGTGCCCTTCAGGGACATCTACATCCACGCCCTGGTCCGCGATGAGAAGGGCCAGAAGATGTCCAAGTCCAAGGGCAACATCATTGACCCCCTGGATCTGATCGAAAAGTACGGCTGTGATGCGCTGCGCTTCACGCTGTCGGCGCTGGCGGCGCAAGGCCGCGACGTCAAGCTGGCGGAAAGCCGGGTCGAGGGTTACCGCAACTTCGCCACCAAGCTGTGGAACGCGGCGCGCTTTTGTCAGATGAACGAATGCCAGCCGGTGGCGGGTTTTGATCCAAAGGCGGTGAAGGAGACGGTCAACCGCTGGATCGTGGCCAAGACCGCCGAACTGGCCGCCAAAGTGGGCCAGGCCATCGAGACCTATCGCTATGACGGGGCGGCGGGTGGTGCCTATCAGTTCGTCTGGGGAACCTTCTGCGACTGGTATCTGGAATTCGCCAAGCCCATCTTCACTGGCGCCGATGAAGACGCCAAGGCCGAGACGCGGGCCACCGCCGCCTGGGTTCTGGACCAGATCCTGCACGTCCTGCATCCCCTGATGCCCTTCATCACCGAGGAGTTGTGGGGCCAGATCGCCGAACGTGACGGTGATCTGATGCTGCGCTCCTGGCCCGTTCTGGACGGTCTCGCCGCTCCCGGTGTGGAGGAGGAGATGGATTGGGTGGTGCGCATGATCTCCACGGTGCGCGGTGTGCGTGCCGAGATGAACGTGCCACCTTCGGCCCAGGTGGACCTACTGGTATCGGGCCTGGCCGAGGGCAAGCAGGGATGGGCCAAAACCCATGCCGACCTGATCACCCGGCTGGCGCGGCTGACCAGTTTCGATGCTCAGGCGGGCGCCGATCGGGTGGCCCAGGCGTCGTCGCACGGTGCCGCCCAGATGGTGGTGGACGAGGCCACCTTGGTGATGCCGCTGGGAGGCGTCATCGACGTGGACAAGGAACGCGCCCGTCTGGACAAGGAGATCGCCCGGCTGGAGGGCGAGATCGGCAAGGTGGACAAGAAACTCGGCAATGCCGACTTCATCGCCAAGGCGCGTCCCGAAGTGGTCGAAGAGCAGCACGAACGCCGCGCCGACTGGGCGCAGGCGGTGACCAGGCTGAAGGAGGCTTTGGAGCGGCTTTCCGGCGCTTAA
- a CDS encoding diguanylate cyclase domain-containing protein gives MPDLGERITRDLTTRYVTVLGVLGVVALLSFFALARIVTDAGDSAELVQLTGEQRVLVQKAVFETHRFLVSSGEERQTARKSLASVLDDLEAGHQRIFFSGSRPLSEPAHEVLSAPPWNLDREMKDFVRFGRAILSLPDSVEGHKTNLAGIALKAANPLMSGLDEASSRFRRDAAGQLGGVVTVQGTSLFIALGLLVLSALGVFRPMVLRLKADFAERSEASARLRESEARLWRILEESPVGVSVSRRRDGKVVFANSRFTDIIGMSRDEFLGSAAREHYVDDAQRQVVLAILRRDGRLDDAEVEFRRKNGSPFWSLLTIRPLEFEDEPVNLAWIYDITERKAAEQQILLAAKVLETVTEAVVITDADNRIIFVNPAFTTITEYSKDEVRGKNPSFLRSGRHDPEFYANLWKVLAETGHWEGEIWNRRKSGAFYAEWLSINALRDVSGAITHFVAVFSDITHRKEDEERIWRQANYDALTGLPNRSLFLDRLSQAVRQAKRDKKYFALMFLDLDGFKAVNDTLGHAAGDVLLQQTATRLYQCMRATDTLARLAGDEFVVILEGVHGRDDPAVVAGKILTSLAVPYELDAGTAHVRGSLGIALYPDDASDGPALIRRADAAMYAVKRGGKNSFLFAGDLPPDA, from the coding sequence ATGCCTGACCTCGGCGAGCGGATCACTCGGGATCTGACCACACGGTATGTTACCGTGCTGGGGGTGCTGGGCGTGGTGGCTCTGCTGTCGTTTTTCGCCCTGGCCCGGATTGTTACCGATGCTGGCGATAGCGCCGAACTGGTCCAATTGACCGGTGAGCAGCGGGTCCTGGTGCAAAAAGCGGTCTTCGAGACTCACCGGTTTCTGGTGTCTTCGGGAGAGGAGCGCCAGACGGCCCGGAAATCCCTGGCCTCCGTTCTTGATGATCTGGAAGCCGGGCATCAGCGGATTTTCTTCTCCGGCTCCCGCCCGTTATCAGAGCCCGCCCACGAGGTGCTGAGCGCTCCCCCCTGGAACCTAGATCGCGAGATGAAGGATTTTGTCCGTTTCGGGCGGGCGATCCTCTCCCTGCCCGACAGCGTGGAGGGGCACAAGACAAATCTGGCGGGCATAGCCTTGAAGGCGGCCAACCCCCTGATGTCGGGTCTGGACGAGGCTTCAAGCCGTTTTCGCCGTGACGCCGCCGGACAATTGGGCGGCGTGGTCACTGTCCAGGGGACAAGCCTGTTTATCGCGCTTGGCCTGCTGGTGCTGTCGGCCCTGGGCGTCTTTCGCCCCATGGTCTTACGGCTGAAGGCCGATTTTGCCGAGCGTTCCGAGGCATCGGCGCGACTGCGCGAAAGCGAGGCGCGCCTATGGCGCATCCTGGAGGAAAGCCCCGTCGGCGTATCGGTGTCGCGACGGCGCGACGGCAAGGTTGTCTTCGCCAACAGCCGGTTCACCGATATCATCGGCATGAGCCGCGACGAATTTCTCGGCTCGGCGGCGCGCGAGCATTACGTGGACGACGCCCAGCGGCAGGTGGTTTTGGCCATTTTGCGCCGCGACGGGCGCCTGGACGACGCCGAGGTGGAGTTCCGCCGCAAGAATGGAAGTCCATTCTGGAGCCTGTTGACCATCCGTCCCCTGGAATTCGAGGACGAGCCGGTCAATCTGGCCTGGATCTACGACATCACCGAGCGCAAGGCGGCGGAGCAGCAGATCTTGCTGGCTGCCAAGGTTCTGGAAACGGTGACCGAGGCCGTGGTGATCACCGATGCCGACAACCGCATCATCTTCGTCAATCCCGCTTTCACCACCATCACCGAATATTCCAAGGACGAGGTGCGGGGCAAAAACCCCAGCTTTCTGCGTTCCGGCCGCCACGATCCCGAATTCTACGCCAATCTGTGGAAGGTTCTTGCCGAGACAGGCCATTGGGAGGGCGAGATCTGGAACCGGCGCAAGTCGGGTGCCTTTTATGCCGAGTGGCTGTCCATCAACGCTTTGCGCGACGTCAGCGGCGCCATCACCCATTTCGTGGCGGTGTTCTCCGATATCACTCACCGCAAGGAAGACGAGGAGCGCATCTGGCGTCAGGCCAATTACGATGCGCTGACCGGCCTGCCCAACCGCTCGCTGTTCCTCGATCGTCTGAGCCAGGCGGTGCGTCAGGCCAAGCGCGACAAGAAGTACTTTGCCCTGATGTTTTTGGACCTGGATGGCTTCAAGGCGGTCAACGACACTTTGGGACATGCGGCCGGTGACGTGTTGTTGCAGCAGACTGCCACCCGGCTGTACCAGTGCATGCGGGCCACCGATACCTTGGCGCGGCTGGCCGGTGACGAATTCGTGGTCATCTTGGAAGGCGTGCACGGCCGGGACGACCCAGCCGTGGTGGCGGGCAAAATCCTGACTTCGCTTGCTGTTCCTTACGAGTTGGATGCGGGAACGGCCCATGTCCGGGGCTCGCTCGGCATTGCCCTTTATCCCGACGACGCCTCCGACGGCCCGGCCCTGATCCGCCGTGCCGATGCCGCCATGTATGCGGTGAAGCGGGGCGGCAAGAACAGCTTTTTGTTCGCTGGCGACCTGCCGCCGGATGCCTGA
- a CDS encoding bacteriohemerythrin, with protein MTVLEWSNDLKLGVPAMDSDHRHLLQLTNDFLSAARQSAAFSRLTLILGELIARTRIHFGAEETLLDRAGYPGLAGHRAQHVRLLVEAQRLYERFQALDAAPDHDETASRDLTIEAAKFLQRWLVDHIKAEDRPYRPYVLHLT; from the coding sequence ATGACCGTCCTCGAATGGTCCAATGATCTGAAGCTTGGCGTTCCGGCCATGGATTCCGATCACCGCCACTTGCTCCAATTGACCAACGACTTCCTGAGCGCCGCCCGACAGAGCGCAGCCTTTTCGCGTCTGACCCTCATCCTGGGCGAGTTGATCGCGCGCACCCGCATCCACTTTGGTGCCGAGGAAACCCTGCTGGACCGCGCGGGCTATCCCGGGCTGGCGGGGCATCGGGCCCAGCATGTGAGGCTGCTGGTGGAGGCCCAGCGGCTTTACGAGCGTTTCCAGGCGCTGGACGCAGCCCCCGACCACGACGAAACCGCATCGCGCGACCTCACCATCGAGGCGGCGAAATTCCTGCAACGCTGGCTGGTGGATCACATCAAGGCCGAGGACCGCCCTTATCGGCCCTATGTGCTGCATCTGACCTGA
- a CDS encoding uracil-DNA glycosylase: MSDFAPQADCGLCPRLAAFRRANRAQYPGWHHDPVPSFGGLDSRLLVVGLAPGLKGANRTGRPFTGDYAGDLLYSSLLHFGLARGDYRQAADDGLELVGCRITNAARCVPPANKPLPAEFAACRPFLAAEIAAMPNLRGIFCLGRGSHEQVLSTLGLKKAAYPFGHGRIHPLPGGLVLGDSYHCSRYNTNTGRLTEAMFHQALDALLGAMR, translated from the coding sequence ATGAGTGACTTCGCGCCCCAGGCCGATTGCGGGCTGTGCCCGCGCTTAGCCGCGTTCCGCCGTGCCAACCGGGCCCAGTATCCCGGCTGGCATCACGACCCGGTGCCGTCCTTCGGCGGCCTGGATTCCCGATTGCTGGTGGTGGGCCTGGCCCCCGGCCTCAAGGGTGCCAACCGCACCGGACGCCCTTTTACCGGCGACTATGCCGGTGACCTGCTCTATTCCAGCCTGCTACATTTCGGCCTGGCACGGGGCGACTACCGCCAGGCGGCCGATGATGGCCTGGAACTGGTCGGATGCCGCATCACCAATGCGGCGCGATGCGTCCCCCCAGCCAACAAGCCCCTCCCCGCCGAGTTCGCCGCATGCCGCCCGTTTTTGGCCGCCGAGATCGCGGCCATGCCCAATCTGCGCGGCATCTTCTGCCTGGGGCGCGGCTCCCACGAGCAGGTGCTGTCCACCTTGGGCTTGAAGAAGGCGGCTTATCCCTTCGGCCATGGCCGCATCCACCCTCTGCCCGGCGGGCTGGTGCTGGGCGACAGTTATCACTGCTCTCGCTACAACACCAATACCGGCCGGCTGACCGAGGCCATGTTCCATCAGGCTCTGGACGCCTTGCTGGGCGCCATGCGTTAA
- a CDS encoding LabA-like NYN domain-containing protein: MQFYSAERLGLFIDGSNLYSAARSLGFDIDYKKLLNLFAGKGRLIRAFYYTALMEDQEYSPIRPLVDWLDYNGYTMVTKPTKEFTDAMGRRKIKGNMDIELAIDVMEMCQYLDHVVLFSGDGDFRRLVEAVQRKGVRVSVVSTIRSQPPMVADELRRQADVFIELQDLESQIARAQQHRDDRPYTVD, encoded by the coding sequence ATGCAATTCTATTCCGCCGAACGCCTCGGCCTGTTCATCGACGGCTCCAACCTTTATTCGGCGGCTCGCTCGCTGGGCTTCGACATCGACTACAAGAAGCTCTTGAACCTGTTCGCGGGCAAGGGCCGCCTGATCCGCGCCTTTTACTACACCGCCCTGATGGAGGATCAGGAATACTCCCCCATCCGCCCGCTGGTGGATTGGCTGGATTACAACGGCTACACCATGGTCACCAAGCCGACCAAGGAATTCACCGATGCCATGGGACGGCGCAAGATCAAGGGCAACATGGATATCGAACTGGCCATCGACGTGATGGAGATGTGCCAGTACCTGGACCATGTGGTTCTGTTCTCCGGCGACGGCGACTTCCGCCGACTGGTGGAAGCGGTCCAGCGCAAGGGCGTGCGTGTCTCGGTGGTCAGCACCATCCGTTCCCAGCCGCCCATGGTGGCCGATGAATTGCGGCGCCAGGCCGATGTGTTCATCGAGTTGCAGGACCTGGAAAGCCAGATCGCCCGCGCCCAGCAGCACCGCGACGACCGCCCCTATACCGTGGACTGA